A DNA window from Leptospira langatensis contains the following coding sequences:
- a CDS encoding ketoacyl-ACP synthase III has translation MEKAKNLASNGVRITGIGHYLPERIVKNEEIRARLKYPEMHPAEKAVIGDIGVIERRRANEKETPQFMATETAKMILKDAGKDPKDVDLYILANWTDRFYLPDLAPQASKMSGTSNAFAFDISTACTGFVHGVQMGAAFLSSGKYKSALVIGSERFSVRTRMSGYGEFTAGDAAAGVLLEYTGDKNYGIIDSFLKDDGDLSWLIEMGPAPNHYIKSYPELVTNAADLTLSSMDQLMDKHGLKVEDIDWVIPHPGTDVVVQDVLKRTKFPKEKLLLNFERVGNTSAASIPIALSEYYYKGIVKKGDLILSPAVGAGFYWGGLLYRL, from the coding sequence ATGGAAAAAGCTAAGAACCTAGCTTCCAACGGGGTTCGTATCACTGGGATAGGACATTACCTTCCCGAACGGATCGTGAAGAATGAAGAGATCCGCGCTAGATTAAAATATCCTGAAATGCATCCGGCCGAAAAGGCAGTCATCGGAGATATCGGTGTAATTGAAAGAAGAAGGGCTAACGAAAAGGAAACCCCTCAGTTCATGGCAACCGAGACCGCCAAAATGATCCTGAAAGATGCAGGAAAAGATCCCAAGGATGTGGACTTATATATTCTCGCAAATTGGACAGATCGATTCTATCTTCCGGATCTGGCCCCACAAGCCTCCAAAATGAGTGGGACATCGAACGCATTCGCATTCGATATTTCTACTGCTTGCACCGGATTCGTCCACGGAGTACAGATGGGTGCCGCATTTCTTTCCAGTGGTAAATACAAATCCGCGCTTGTGATCGGAAGCGAACGTTTTTCAGTGCGTACTAGAATGAGCGGTTACGGAGAATTCACTGCGGGAGACGCAGCGGCAGGAGTTCTACTCGAATACACAGGAGATAAGAACTACGGGATCATAGACTCCTTCTTAAAAGACGACGGAGATCTTTCCTGGCTGATCGAAATGGGTCCTGCTCCAAACCATTATATCAAGAGTTATCCTGAACTAGTCACGAATGCTGCGGATCTCACCTTATCTTCTATGGACCAACTCATGGACAAACATGGGCTTAAAGTGGAGGATATAGATTGGGTCATCCCTCATCCGGGAACGGATGTGGTAGTGCAGGACGTTTTAAAAAGGACCAAATTTCCCAAGGAAAAGCTCCTACTCAATTTTGAAAGAGTGGGAAATACTTCCGCGGCTTCCATTCCGATTGCCTTATCAGAATATTATTATAAAGGAATTGTGAAGAAGGGAGACTTAATTCTGTCTCCTGCGGTGGGTGCCGGATTTTATTGGGGTGGACTTTTATACCGATTATAA
- a CDS encoding four helix bundle protein has product MSSNPQVPNSDPEFPARYYFSTEILIRKIDLSLDIHVSFASILDLVMEAHLQFFQYLGYSVTDIHGNSIIFANANILYQGELLYKDKVIIDVSLDNLGEKSFDLYFRLSKKNRTEKVSVVKIRVLFFDYSQRKVVPIPDGFRKKFETGKIISQPSPEIGTASSGTLGPDGFVSGFRKLEVWKLAHVFLLHLYELCDSWKEKVEPNLIDHIKSVSSLLPVRIAGAWGTRIRSEKIKNILKAKVHLEELRYLLILIADLGAVDPAQELDDLEIINSHLKKYLNRVRTGEARKIR; this is encoded by the coding sequence ATGAGTTCCAATCCCCAGGTGCCAAACTCCGACCCGGAATTTCCGGCTCGGTATTATTTCTCAACTGAGATCCTGATCCGAAAGATAGATCTGAGTCTGGATATACATGTGTCCTTCGCAAGCATATTGGATCTCGTAATGGAGGCCCATCTGCAATTCTTTCAGTACCTTGGATATTCGGTAACCGATATACATGGGAACAGTATCATATTCGCGAATGCTAATATACTGTATCAGGGAGAATTATTATATAAAGATAAAGTGATCATAGATGTTTCCTTGGACAATCTGGGAGAAAAGTCCTTCGATCTGTATTTTCGTCTCTCTAAGAAAAATAGAACGGAGAAGGTCTCCGTGGTCAAGATACGGGTGTTATTCTTCGATTATTCCCAGAGAAAGGTTGTACCTATTCCGGACGGATTCAGGAAAAAATTCGAAACCGGGAAGATCATCTCACAGCCGAGTCCTGAGATAGGAACTGCATCTTCAGGGACTCTTGGACCGGACGGATTCGTATCCGGATTCCGTAAATTAGAAGTTTGGAAACTCGCTCATGTGTTCCTTCTGCATCTTTATGAGCTCTGCGATTCTTGGAAGGAGAAAGTGGAGCCGAACCTAATCGATCATATTAAATCCGTTTCTTCTCTTTTGCCTGTTCGGATCGCAGGAGCCTGGGGAACCAGAATACGCTCCGAGAAGATCAAGAATATACTCAAGGCAAAGGTCCACCTGGAAGAGTTACGTTATCTTCTCATCTTGATCGCGGATCTGGGGGCGGTGGATCCCGCTCAAGAACTGGACGATCTTGAGATCATTAATTCTCATTTAAAGAAATACTTAAATAGAGTCCGAACCGGAGAAGCCAGGAAGATCCGATGA
- a CDS encoding CoA-transferase, which translates to MPLEPQKREPTKILSDPDSLIQEFVRPGMYLHLATTMSRPNALIYALARVFQGTKPDFTVSVAGIHSSAHCLALSGIVKKIITGFAGDNYPKPSPNSLYKDLLRGKPFELELWSLLSLTQRLIAGAMRLPGFISNSLVGSDLIEDKLGKTAFLYHKPTPGQAFGEAAAPHLTTESRGTKEKDMILLLPLNPDITFVHGVVADEDGNIVLCPPAGEGSWGALAASQGVVATVEKIVPRGAIPPELVNIPGTRVLGIAPARYGAHPQSLRVHNFPDIPAFEGVESYMDDYEFQIEANESAGVPSKAEKWYKENVILSGHEEYLEQIGDVRLRRLKMTPPEHVLSSPEDPKTVNDSEQTILLTARAIIERVKEKGYKTVLAGIGAAHMAAWTAAKLLEREGIPIKVISELGFYGMKPFAGDVFLFSQLHTHSSTMLSDVVSILGTVVPDDCLAVIGAAEVDWFGNINSVMDGKGNFLVGSGGANDIVSTADTIVVAKANRYRFVRKVKFITSPGDRVVEAVCQFGRFKRASFSDHPFELASWIAPASDDEMEAEEAVLRYTLWLPPDEELPIDQEPPITSEELTALRELDPERIYTEQFMVYTRLP; encoded by the coding sequence ATGCCTCTGGAACCGCAAAAGAGAGAACCAACAAAGATTCTTTCCGATCCAGACTCCTTGATCCAGGAGTTTGTCCGTCCTGGCATGTACCTTCACTTAGCCACTACCATGTCTCGTCCCAATGCTCTCATTTATGCTCTCGCTAGAGTATTCCAAGGGACCAAACCGGATTTCACGGTCAGTGTAGCGGGCATCCATTCTAGCGCTCATTGCCTGGCTCTCTCCGGCATTGTAAAAAAGATCATCACAGGTTTTGCCGGAGACAATTATCCGAAGCCGAGTCCCAATAGTTTGTACAAAGATCTCTTGCGTGGGAAACCATTCGAACTGGAACTTTGGTCCCTTCTCTCATTAACCCAAAGATTAATCGCAGGAGCGATGCGGCTTCCCGGTTTCATTTCTAATTCTCTCGTAGGTTCGGATCTGATCGAGGATAAATTAGGAAAGACCGCCTTCCTCTACCATAAGCCTACTCCTGGCCAGGCCTTTGGAGAAGCGGCGGCTCCTCACCTAACAACCGAAAGTCGCGGGACCAAGGAAAAGGATATGATCCTTCTTCTTCCATTGAATCCGGATATCACCTTTGTGCATGGGGTCGTTGCCGACGAAGATGGGAATATCGTTCTCTGTCCTCCGGCGGGAGAAGGTTCCTGGGGAGCTCTTGCTGCTTCTCAAGGAGTCGTTGCCACTGTGGAGAAGATCGTTCCCAGAGGGGCGATTCCTCCAGAACTTGTGAATATTCCGGGAACAAGAGTGCTCGGGATCGCTCCCGCAAGGTACGGAGCTCATCCGCAATCATTAAGAGTTCATAATTTTCCGGACATCCCCGCCTTCGAAGGTGTGGAATCCTATATGGACGATTATGAATTCCAGATCGAAGCCAACGAGTCTGCAGGAGTTCCTTCTAAAGCCGAGAAATGGTATAAAGAAAATGTAATATTATCCGGTCACGAGGAATACTTGGAACAGATCGGGGATGTAAGACTCAGACGTCTGAAGATGACTCCGCCGGAGCATGTCCTTTCTTCTCCAGAAGATCCTAAGACTGTGAACGATTCCGAGCAGACCATTCTCCTTACCGCTAGAGCTATTATCGAGAGAGTCAAAGAAAAAGGATATAAGACCGTTCTTGCAGGGATCGGCGCCGCTCATATGGCCGCCTGGACCGCCGCCAAACTTTTGGAAAGAGAAGGAATTCCTATCAAGGTAATCTCGGAACTGGGCTTCTATGGAATGAAGCCATTTGCGGGTGACGTATTCTTATTCAGTCAACTTCATACTCATTCCTCTACCATGTTATCCGATGTGGTCAGTATCCTAGGCACAGTCGTCCCGGACGATTGCCTGGCAGTCATCGGAGCCGCGGAAGTGGATTGGTTCGGGAATATCAACTCCGTAATGGATGGGAAAGGGAACTTCTTGGTCGGCTCAGGCGGAGCTAACGATATCGTTTCTACTGCGGATACGATCGTGGTAGCAAAGGCCAACCGCTATCGATTCGTAAGAAAAGTGAAATTCATCACTTCTCCCGGAGACAGGGTGGTAGAAGCAGTTTGTCAATTCGGTAGGTTCAAGAGAGCATCCTTCTCGGATCATCCGTTCGAACTGGCCTCTTGGATCGCTCCCGCCTCCGACGACGAGATGGAAGCAGAAGAAGCCGTTCTAAGATACACACTCTGGCTTCCCCCTGACGAAGAATTGCCGATTGACCAAGAACCGCCCATAACTTCGGAAGAATTGACGGCTCTTAGGGAATTGGATCCCGAGAGGATCTATACGGAACAGTTTATGGTTTACACTCGTTTGCCTTAA
- a CDS encoding beta-ketoacyl-[acyl-carrier-protein] synthase family protein, with translation MEKTKNGKNSRVVVTGIGVILPNTFSVGDFWTNLSEGRSQLDFITRFPTDNFPIKVAGEMNTFDWRKHLPDLSDKYAKNYNTETLALMSAMEEANKDAGIKKGDLEPSRVGFIDSSSRASLSWWDFAWRKYLEEKDHNVFDRYSVLTSMASNPTNLTAINANIQGFVTTVSAACVGGHHAISLCYQAIRKGRAEVMYAGGHEFPLLQPLMLMYSDPLSRVMSLEKDNPKRGIRPYDKTRDGFLLGEGAVVLVLERLDRALQRGARIYSEILGTYSYNEADHAMRMDLTGKKAATGLKHLMKISNLRLGDIDYFCGHGTATHNNDLAESRAISLLYEGRPKFHWAPVGSIKPIFGHTFGAAGIINVAATSLMMQKQTLCPTINLETPDPECDHDHIAEGQRKAKLRNAISMAFAIGSQSSFVSLAAPEF, from the coding sequence ATGGAAAAAACAAAGAATGGCAAGAATTCAAGAGTTGTAGTAACCGGTATCGGGGTCATACTGCCCAATACTTTCTCCGTGGGAGACTTCTGGACCAACCTTTCGGAAGGAAGATCCCAGTTAGACTTCATCACTCGCTTCCCTACCGACAATTTCCCGATCAAGGTCGCGGGAGAAATGAACACATTCGACTGGAGAAAACATCTCCCCGATCTCAGCGACAAATACGCAAAGAATTACAATACGGAAACACTCGCCCTCATGTCTGCAATGGAAGAAGCAAACAAGGATGCAGGGATCAAAAAAGGGGATCTCGAACCCAGCAGAGTGGGATTTATAGATTCTTCTTCTAGAGCTTCTTTATCTTGGTGGGATTTTGCCTGGAGAAAGTACCTAGAGGAAAAGGATCATAACGTATTTGACCGTTATTCGGTGCTTACCTCCATGGCATCCAATCCCACAAACTTAACGGCGATTAACGCAAACATCCAAGGATTCGTTACCACTGTTTCCGCGGCCTGTGTAGGCGGGCACCATGCGATCAGTTTATGTTACCAAGCCATCCGAAAAGGAAGAGCCGAGGTAATGTATGCCGGAGGACATGAATTTCCTCTCTTGCAGCCGCTCATGTTGATGTACTCCGATCCATTGAGCAGGGTTATGTCCTTAGAAAAAGATAATCCTAAAAGAGGGATCCGCCCTTACGACAAGACCAGGGACGGTTTCCTTTTGGGAGAAGGAGCAGTCGTACTCGTGCTCGAAAGATTGGACAGGGCCTTGCAAAGAGGAGCCAGGATCTATTCCGAGATCTTAGGAACCTATAGCTATAACGAAGCGGATCATGCCATGAGAATGGACCTAACCGGAAAGAAAGCCGCAACCGGTCTAAAACATCTTATGAAGATCAGCAATCTCAGACTAGGGGACATCGATTATTTCTGCGGACACGGAACTGCAACCCATAACAACGATTTAGCGGAAAGTAGAGCGATCTCCCTTCTCTATGAGGGACGCCCCAAATTCCATTGGGCACCCGTAGGCTCCATCAAGCCGATCTTCGGGCATACGTTCGGAGCCGCAGGGATCATCAATGTGGCGGCAACCTCTCTCATGATGCAAAAACAAACCCTCTGCCCGACCATCAATCTGGAAACTCCGGACCCGGAATGCGATCATGATCATATCGCAGAAGGCCAGCGCAAGGCGAAACTCAGGAACGCGATCTCCATGGCTTTCGCGATCGGAAGCCAATCTTCTTTTGTAAGTCTAGCCGCTCCGGAATTCTGA
- a CDS encoding glucose 1-dehydrogenase: MKNKVALVTGGNAGIGKSIVLEFASRGAKVLFCGRREEEGKKTEEEVAKSGGVAKFFPCDVSNDSQVKDFVQKAESEFGGLDYAVNNAAVGGLSTDLHLYPEKVWDKVLSVDLKGTWLCMKHEIELILKRGRGSIVNISSIAGLVGADWKVAPYAAAKHGVVGLTRSAALEYAEKNIRVNAVCPGFIRTEMLEGLFHSSPDPKEAERKITRLHPVNRLSEPEEVAKAAVWLCSDEASFVTGVALPVDGGYTAK, translated from the coding sequence ATGAAAAACAAAGTTGCTTTAGTTACCGGTGGAAACGCAGGCATAGGCAAGTCCATCGTATTGGAATTTGCGTCCAGAGGGGCCAAGGTACTCTTCTGCGGACGAAGAGAAGAAGAAGGAAAAAAAACGGAAGAGGAAGTCGCGAAATCCGGTGGAGTTGCGAAATTCTTCCCTTGCGACGTGTCTAACGATTCGCAGGTAAAGGATTTCGTGCAAAAAGCGGAGTCCGAGTTCGGGGGATTGGACTATGCGGTAAATAACGCCGCAGTTGGAGGTCTGTCGACGGATCTGCATCTTTATCCTGAAAAGGTTTGGGATAAGGTACTTTCGGTGGATTTGAAAGGCACATGGCTTTGCATGAAACACGAGATAGAGCTGATCTTAAAGAGAGGGCGGGGTTCCATAGTGAATATTTCCTCTATTGCCGGTCTCGTAGGTGCGGATTGGAAGGTAGCTCCTTACGCTGCCGCCAAACATGGAGTAGTTGGTCTGACAAGATCCGCAGCCTTGGAATATGCGGAGAAGAATATCAGAGTGAACGCTGTATGTCCCGGATTTATCCGCACCGAAATGTTAGAAGGTCTATTTCATTCTTCTCCAGATCCGAAAGAAGCAGAAAGAAAGATCACTCGACTGCATCCTGTCAATCGACTGTCCGAGCCGGAAGAAGTGGCAAAGGCGGCAGTATGGCTCTGTTCGGACGAGGCCTCCTTCGTTACCGGGGTTGCGCTTCCGGTAGACGGAGGATACACTGCAAAGTAA
- a CDS encoding SiaB family protein kinase, which translates to MQLSKQYNILKRTGVALLYKGPFSETTISALNELLKEKLEGEKKKNRILTVFVEMAQNVAHYSKERDEKSGIGILALRKKAHNWELNCGNAIDSSQSEFLKKKLEEIKSLSDEELKLKYNEQIRSDRPEKSKGAGLGFYEIARKSDLPLVIQFEEGEEEEIFFRLTARFLLEEAE; encoded by the coding sequence ATGCAACTATCAAAACAATATAATATCCTAAAAAGGACAGGAGTTGCCCTTCTCTACAAGGGTCCGTTCTCCGAGACAACGATCTCTGCTCTAAATGAACTTTTAAAGGAGAAGTTAGAAGGAGAAAAGAAGAAGAACCGAATTCTCACGGTCTTCGTCGAGATGGCGCAAAACGTTGCTCATTATTCCAAGGAAAGGGATGAGAAGAGCGGTATAGGGATCCTAGCTCTGCGAAAGAAAGCGCATAACTGGGAGTTGAACTGCGGGAATGCGATCGATTCTTCTCAGAGTGAATTCCTAAAGAAGAAGTTGGAAGAGATCAAAAGCCTTTCCGACGAAGAACTAAAACTAAAATACAACGAACAGATCCGTTCCGATAGACCGGAGAAGAGCAAGGGAGCAGGACTGGGATTCTACGAGATCGCTCGCAAATCGGATCTGCCCTTAGTCATTCAATTTGAAGAAGGGGAAGAAGAGGAGATCTTCTTCAGATTAACTGCCAGATTCCTGCTCGAAGAAGCCGAATAA
- a CDS encoding acyl-CoA thioesterase, protein MSQLSESQSFSFRTDLIVRRSDTRSATVVGGLFVSHVTYETIIPLVNEAFDAFLESHSWSKANIAGANIIIPKMEAEYRSEAKAGDILEFALGISNLGKKSCELLVKATNKKSGEEVAFVKIALVFFDYVSKKTLEIPDSFRAKFSS, encoded by the coding sequence ATGTCCCAGCTCTCCGAAAGCCAGTCCTTCTCTTTTCGGACGGACTTGATCGTTCGTAGATCCGATACCCGAAGCGCGACCGTAGTAGGCGGACTCTTCGTTTCTCATGTTACCTATGAGACGATCATTCCCTTAGTGAATGAGGCATTCGACGCATTCCTGGAGTCTCACTCTTGGTCTAAGGCAAACATTGCCGGTGCGAATATCATTATTCCCAAGATGGAAGCGGAATACAGATCCGAGGCGAAGGCAGGGGACATTTTGGAATTTGCTCTAGGAATTTCCAATCTGGGAAAGAAGTCCTGTGAACTTCTCGTAAAAGCAACGAACAAAAAAAGCGGAGAAGAAGTTGCCTTCGTGAAGATCGCTCTGGTCTTCTTCGACTACGTCTCTAAGAAAACCTTGGAAATCCCGGATAGCTTTCGGGCAAAGTTTAGCTCATGA
- a CDS encoding PP2C family protein-serine/threonine phosphatase, with the protein MKLRYYAITDKGNFRSHNEDSFLAIETIVCGQTHGELDSVQELDTESVAALFALADGLGGHEAGEIASRVALEKLSWMERAIRPIEELPSTGWKNLLRKINNEVNSYGESIHKPKMGTTLVGCLLGKRKSWVFNVGDSRLYHLDKDGLKKVTVDHNISEELGIGHGRNLLTSCIGGGSKSMEADIFDLTGKLSAGDYLLICSDGLTEVLNIDQMEKILRDSHDLRETCRHLSEEANIRLTRDNHTVLIIQIEAV; encoded by the coding sequence ATGAAACTCCGCTATTATGCAATTACGGATAAGGGAAACTTTCGTTCTCATAATGAAGATTCTTTCTTAGCGATAGAGACGATTGTCTGTGGGCAAACTCATGGAGAATTGGATTCTGTTCAGGAATTGGATACAGAGTCTGTTGCAGCTCTTTTCGCTCTCGCAGATGGGCTGGGCGGACATGAGGCAGGAGAGATCGCAAGTAGAGTTGCGTTGGAAAAACTTTCTTGGATGGAGAGAGCGATCCGACCCATAGAAGAATTGCCTTCCACCGGATGGAAGAACCTTCTTCGTAAGATCAATAACGAAGTGAACTCTTATGGCGAGTCCATTCATAAACCGAAAATGGGAACGACTTTAGTTGGGTGCTTGTTAGGAAAGCGAAAGTCCTGGGTATTCAATGTGGGTGACAGCAGATTGTATCATCTGGATAAAGACGGCCTGAAGAAAGTGACCGTAGATCATAATATCAGCGAAGAATTAGGGATCGGCCACGGAAGGAACCTTCTCACTAGTTGTATAGGTGGCGGCTCCAAGAGTATGGAGGCGGATATCTTCGATCTTACCGGAAAATTGTCTGCCGGGGATTATTTGCTGATCTGTAGCGACGGTTTAACTGAAGTCCTGAATATTGATCAGATGGAAAAGATCTTGAGAGACAGCCACGATCTAAGAGAGACTTGCAGACATCTTTCGGAAGAGGCAAATATCCGACTGACCAGGGATAATCATACCGTGTTGATCATTCAGATAGAAGCGGTTTAA